A genomic window from Candidatus Pelagisphaera phototrophica includes:
- a CDS encoding PVC-type heme-binding CxxCH protein: MKDFLRAIGLLCSCSLSLFGSDRYIPFNTQELGREPLAPEEAAAMMQLPEGFSATLFAGEPDVRQPIALKLDDRGRVWVAESYSYKEWEMKGEDRILVLEDSDNDGKFDSRKIFYDKATHLSGMVVGFGGVWICDSPNLEFIPDRDGDDVPDGPPEVVLDGFSTAANHNFFNGLTWGLDGWLYGRHGITAASLVGKPGTPAKERIDISCGIWRLHPVTHEVEIVARGTTNPWGLDWNDMGEMFMTGNVNGHLWHVIPGAYYPRMHGQGSAAHVYDRIPMTADHLHHEGEWTDRRQFRDNAEGLTNLLGGGHSHCGAMIYLGDNWPEKYRDTLFLSNTHGRRINNEILQRSGSGYVATHGNDFMIANHPWYKGVTQIYGPDGGVYLSDWTDFGECHDNDGVHRTSGRIYKVVYGGANHSGPFDLEMGSNLELASYQLHRNDYYVRHARRLLQERFHAGIDIEDARRELFRMLDSGEHAVDRQLRFMWALHSSGGVGEKRLTALLNHGDEHVRSWAIRLIGEDGHPTKDQFRKISDLARDGVSRLVRLYVASTFPRFSEDQQWALAEELVTDFGYVSDQNLPYMIWYALLPLVESNPARALGLLSNCSDSQVYKNIVRRIASDFDLNADLMPRLVKEITATLDRGDQLQARAGVKGIAEALNGLKGIEAPANWELLASSLDAGVRAIAAELEEVFDQSVPMTERDWLSLLGNQSRRNQAIVELAAFDDPAIAAAILRPYRRYLTDDRQATMATLSSRVSFAGTLLRAIKNGMVPRSDLSAFHARQIYNLSDDGLNALLEQVWGQLRQSPENKQAQIKSWQANLTPDRLGDGNIVNGKSLFQRSCASCHTLFGEGGSLGPPLDGGDRQNLYYLLENLIDPGAVLPQDYRMNVLTLKDGRVLSGNITAQSRHTITIAGPNSAEVIPVSEIIEQSQTEQSTMPEGLLQTMDEREVVDLIAYLQQ; encoded by the coding sequence ATGAAAGACTTTTTAAGAGCTATTGGACTTCTTTGTTCCTGTTCCCTCTCCCTTTTTGGATCCGATCGGTACATCCCTTTTAATACACAGGAACTGGGTCGCGAGCCGCTAGCGCCCGAGGAAGCGGCCGCTATGATGCAATTGCCGGAAGGATTTTCTGCTACTTTGTTCGCGGGTGAGCCCGATGTGCGGCAACCGATTGCCTTGAAGCTGGACGACAGAGGGCGTGTCTGGGTGGCCGAGTCCTATTCTTACAAAGAGTGGGAGATGAAGGGGGAGGATCGAATTCTGGTACTCGAGGACTCCGACAATGATGGGAAGTTCGATTCGCGAAAGATCTTCTACGATAAGGCGACTCATTTATCTGGGATGGTAGTAGGCTTTGGTGGAGTCTGGATATGCGACTCGCCAAACCTTGAGTTCATCCCAGATCGCGACGGTGACGACGTACCGGATGGCCCTCCCGAGGTTGTTTTGGACGGGTTTTCCACGGCGGCCAATCACAACTTTTTCAATGGTTTAACCTGGGGGCTCGATGGATGGCTTTACGGCAGGCATGGTATCACGGCGGCGTCCTTGGTCGGAAAACCGGGTACTCCCGCTAAAGAGCGGATTGATATTAGCTGCGGAATCTGGCGTCTCCATCCGGTTACCCACGAGGTGGAAATCGTGGCTCGTGGAACCACCAATCCCTGGGGTCTCGACTGGAATGATATGGGTGAGATGTTTATGACGGGCAACGTGAACGGTCACTTGTGGCATGTCATTCCCGGCGCTTACTATCCTCGAATGCACGGTCAAGGTTCGGCGGCACACGTTTATGACCGAATTCCTATGACCGCTGATCATTTGCATCACGAAGGCGAGTGGACGGATCGCAGGCAGTTCCGCGACAATGCGGAAGGACTCACCAACCTCTTGGGAGGCGGTCATTCGCATTGCGGAGCGATGATCTATCTAGGCGATAACTGGCCGGAGAAATACCGCGACACCCTCTTTCTAAGCAACACTCACGGTCGACGCATCAATAATGAGATTCTACAAAGGTCGGGCTCTGGATACGTGGCGACTCACGGCAATGATTTCATGATTGCCAATCACCCCTGGTACAAGGGAGTGACTCAAATCTACGGACCGGATGGCGGGGTCTATCTGTCTGATTGGACGGATTTCGGAGAATGCCACGACAACGATGGGGTTCATCGCACGAGTGGACGCATTTACAAGGTGGTATACGGAGGCGCGAACCATTCCGGTCCGTTCGATCTGGAGATGGGCTCCAATCTGGAGCTAGCCTCCTATCAGTTGCATCGCAATGATTATTATGTCCGTCATGCCCGCCGGCTCTTGCAGGAGCGTTTCCACGCTGGAATCGATATTGAAGATGCCCGAAGGGAACTGTTTCGCATGCTCGATTCGGGGGAACACGCCGTCGATCGGCAACTGCGATTTATGTGGGCCCTGCATAGTTCTGGTGGAGTGGGAGAAAAGCGACTCACCGCGTTGCTGAATCATGGCGATGAGCATGTTCGAAGTTGGGCGATACGGCTTATCGGAGAGGATGGGCATCCGACTAAGGATCAGTTTCGAAAGATCAGTGATCTAGCGAGGGATGGAGTTTCTCGGTTGGTTCGCCTTTACGTGGCCTCCACGTTTCCTCGCTTTTCAGAGGATCAGCAGTGGGCGTTGGCGGAAGAATTGGTAACGGATTTTGGATACGTATCCGACCAGAATTTACCGTATATGATTTGGTATGCCTTGCTTCCCCTCGTAGAATCGAACCCCGCCCGAGCACTTGGGCTTCTATCCAACTGCTCGGATTCACAGGTCTACAAGAACATCGTGCGTCGCATTGCATCTGACTTTGATTTGAATGCCGATTTGATGCCTCGGTTGGTGAAGGAAATAACCGCTACTTTGGATCGGGGCGACCAGTTGCAGGCACGAGCAGGGGTGAAGGGGATTGCAGAAGCTCTCAACGGTTTGAAGGGAATCGAGGCACCAGCGAACTGGGAATTGTTAGCGTCGTCATTAGATGCTGGCGTTCGTGCCATTGCCGCGGAACTGGAGGAGGTCTTTGATCAAAGCGTGCCCATGACGGAGCGGGACTGGTTGAGTCTTTTGGGGAATCAGTCTCGTCGCAATCAGGCCATAGTTGAACTTGCCGCTTTCGACGATCCTGCAATAGCGGCTGCGATTTTGAGACCCTATCGCCGCTATCTGACTGATGACCGTCAAGCAACTATGGCCACTCTGAGTTCTAGAGTTTCCTTTGCGGGAACACTCCTAAGGGCCATCAAGAACGGCATGGTTCCTCGGTCTGACCTGTCTGCCTTTCATGCCCGCCAGATCTACAATTTAAGTGACGACGGGCTGAACGCTCTCCTCGAACAGGTTTGGGGGCAGTTGCGTCAAAGTCCAGAGAACAAGCAAGCGCAGATAAAGAGTTGGCAGGCAAATCTGACTCCCGATCGGTTGGGGGATGGGAACATCGTTAATGGAAAGTCCCTATTTCAACGAAGCTGCGCGTCATGCCATACCCTTTTTGGAGAAGGAGGCAGCTTAGGCCCACCGCTCGACGGTGGTGATCGCCAGAACCTGTACTACTTGCTGGAGAACCTTATCGATCCAGGCGCGGTATTGCCGCAGGACTACCGCATGAATGTGCTCACGCTAAAAGATGGACGAGTGTTGAGCGGTAACATTACCGCTCAATCTAGACACACTATAACGATCGCCGGTCCGAATTCCGCAGAGGTGATACCGGTATCCGAAATAATAGAACAAAGTCAGACTGAGCAATCGACGATGCCGGAAGGGTTGTTGCAGACTATGGATGAACGAGAGGTGGTAGACTTGATCGCCTACCTCCAGCAGTAG